Within Suricata suricatta isolate VVHF042 chromosome 12, meerkat_22Aug2017_6uvM2_HiC, whole genome shotgun sequence, the genomic segment aattttttaaaaattaaattaaaaagaactttaaaaatttttaaagtgtggaCTTTTGTAAAAATGGAATAAAGCAATCCACATAGAATCCTAAGATCAGTGTATGGTGCGTAAAATGatctaaataaatgttataaataaaaaggtttttatgtGGAGCACACATACAAGTTGTCAATTTGTGCTACCAGCAAGACTCACCTTattgattaattaaaaacatcATGAACACAAAGGCACAGTATCTGTATGCTTATAGCAAATAAacatatctctctgtctcttgttgaGAGGAGAATACTGATTTTCTAGAGATATCCGGAGATCCCCTCTGCCATAAGACAGTACGTTGGAGGTCCATGAGACCTGGTTAGGCAAGTCCCTCAGTCTTAGATTTGGAGAAAATGTTAACTCAAAATTGGGATAAGGTGCAAGGGAGTTAGACTTCTGGAAGCAGGCAAGAGCATTgagtagaaataataaaagctgGATTCACCTGACTTCTAAACTGGTCTCCTGGGAACAGAGAATTAgcagaaaaaaattcctttttgtcCAGACCAGTGGCCCAAGGGAAACGATGTGCTCTGAGGTGGGACTAACAATGGAAAAGCGCTAATGAGCAGACACGGGGAGCTGTAAATATCTCCTCTGCTGCAGTCCCTAACCATAATGCACCCTTGTGCAGGACGGTGGTGGTTCTTGGGTTGTGGTTCTTGGGTTTCTAAGTCTGGCTGGGGGACCAAtgtttccctccttcctgctgtcCAGTCTGGAGCCTCGGTCTCCATCATCAACCATCCAGGAGGGATTTTGACCTCCACACAGAGACTTTCTTCTTGTAGACCCAATTCAGGTGAGTCTGAGAGCTCAGAGGGGATTTCAGGAAAGGACCAGAGAGAATGAAAGCTGAGAACCTTTCCTTGAGGTCACCTGAGAGCCTAACCAGCCTGTCCCAGAGACGAGAGATTCCATGTTTGTTTGCCAGGTTGActcttaactttttttctatttatttatttatttacttatttatttatttatttatttatttatttattttaatagtttattgtcagattggtttccatataacacccagtgcttctccccacaagtgccctccaccatgaccatcaccctttccctccctcttcagtccatggttcattttcagtattcagtagtctcccttgatctgtgtccctcactctcccccactctctttcccccttcctctccccatggtcccctgccaggtctctcctgttagacctatgaatgcaaacatatggtatctatccttctctgcctgacttatttcgcttagcatgacaccctcaaggtccatccactttgctacaaatggcgagatttcattcttcctcattgccatatactactccattgtatatatatatatatatacatatatatatatatatacaccatatcttcttggtCCATTNNNNNNNNNNNNNNNNNNNNNNNNNNNNNNNNNNNNNNNNNNNNNNNNNNNNNNNNNNNNNNNNNNNNNNNNNNNNNNNNNNNNNNNNNNNNNNNNNNNNTCATTTCTTGTGAAGTTGAATGCAAATGTACTGTCATTCATAGTGTTTATATAAAACTACCAGGAATTTCACTTTTGCTACCTTGATATATAGCATTGGGTTATCATGTTAACAACATTGAAATACAtcgatttattaaaaaaatacttttataagaaaaaaaaagaacgtcattatgaaaatgacaaatgggggggtggggaaattttttttaagtccatctgaaaattaaattttgaatttaaaatttcaaaacaccaACAAGGATGCCatcctatttatttatgtcttccttaatttctttcagcaatattttatagtttttatttataagtcTTTTGCTTGTAACAAGTTGACTCACCATTCACTCCCGCAGATAAATGTCCTTAAACACTGCTGCTGGTATTCCATACTTGATTGAGAGACGTACAACTTGAGAAGAAATGCATGCATAGTAGTACAAAGGacaatttaaaatttgctttatcaTAATCAAGATCATCTTTGACTCGAAGCCCATATTAAGTCATTCTATtcattcagatttccttttctgtgtacaCTCCGCTGGCAGACAAGTGTTTGATAATCAGTTTTGCCAGTGACCATGTAAACAATGGGGACATACAGTTTGAGAAGAGAACAAGATCCTAGTTAGGAGAATAAAACCAATGGCCTGTTATGAAACACATCAAGAAGAGCAGCTAAGGTAGTGATATACAAAAGATTGATAGACATAAAGTGAAAAACGGTGGTCTCAGATGCAGaatagaatggaatggaatggaatggaacagaatggaatggaacagaatagaacagaataaaatagaaacaaatgagcTACttaccaaatttaattttttcatcagaATGGTAAcaaatggctattttttttttagtaaaactaAAGACATATTGCATGGGGTGATTTTTGTCATTTGGGAAGAAATTATTCTTAAGAAATCCAAGCAGCTTAATGAGATAAATGggaatttctaatttttccataCCACAGGTTGGGAatcaagaaataaaggaagaaaatgaagggaataTTGTTGGAtatcagagagaaggaaaaacttgATAAATAAGTAGCTAAATTATACTGAGTAGTTAAAGAAACTTCCAGGAagtaaatgaaggaaacaaattctAAGTCCAGAATTTGCTTAAAAAATCACAACTTGAGTCAAAGACTTTTTGGCCAGCAATCATGGGAAATTCTTCAGCCCAGAACAATTAGCCCTTTTGTAGCTGCCACCCCATAGAACGTGTCAGAGCCCTCTttatgtctctgttcctcaggctgtagatgaaggggttcagcatgggcgtGACCACCGTGTACATCACCGAGGCTACAGCACTTGAGTGGGAGCTCTGGGTGGCAGCGGAGCTAAGGTACACTCCCAGGCCAGTACAGTAAAATAAGGAGACAACTGACAGGTGAGATGCACAGGTGGAAAGTGCTTTATACTTGCCCTGCACTGATGATATTCCACGAATGCAGGAAGCTATCTTAGAGTAAGAGTAAAGGACCCCAGCCAGGGGAGCACAACCCAGCAGCATAGCTGCAAAATACATCATCATGTCATTAAGAAAGGTGTCAGAACAGGCAAGTTGGATTATCTGATtgagttcacagaaaaagtgggggATTTCCACCTCTGTACAGAAGGACAGCTGCAATGCCATTAATGTTTGTAACAAGGAATACAGGACACTCATGATCCAGGACACCAGAACCAGCAGTCCACAGAGCCGGGGGTTCATGATGACCATGTAGTGCagggggtgacagatggccacaaaccggtcataggccatcacactTAGGAGAAAGTCATCCAACACTGAAAAGATTATGAAAAAGTTCATCTGTGTGATGCAATCCTCATAGGTTATGATCTTGCTCTGAGTCTGGATGTTCCACAGCATCTTGGGGACAgtggtggaggtgaagcagatgtcCACAAAGGACAGGTTGGNNNNNNNNNNNNNNNNNNNNNNNNNNNNNNNNNNNNNNNNNNNNNNNNNNNNNNNNNNNNNNNNNNNNNNNNNNNNNNNNNNNNNNNNNNNNNNNNNNNNccatcaccaccacctcttttcccccctcccccttccccctcaaccctcagttcattctcagcattcaatagtctctcaagttttgtatccctctctctccccaactctctctccctcctccgctccccctggttctccattaggtctctcctgttttcctgc encodes:
- the LOC115274382 gene encoding olfactory receptor-like protein OLF4; the protein is NLSFVDICFTSTTVPKMLWNIQTQSKIITYEDCITQMNFFIIFSVLDDFLLSVMAYDRFVAICHPLHYMVIMNPRLCGLLVLVSWIMSVLYSLLQTLMALQLSFCTEVEIPHFFCELNQIIQLACSDTFLNDMMMYFAAMLLGCAPLAGVLYSYSKIASCIRGISSVQGKYKALSTCASHLSVVSLFYCTGLGVYLSSAATQSSHSSAVASVMYTVVTPMLNPFIYSLRNRDIKRALTRSMGWQLQKG